One segment of Arthrobacter sp. MMS18-M83 DNA contains the following:
- a CDS encoding LysR family transcriptional regulator, producing the protein MAKWPDLTVLELVVGVDDYGSLSAASRRAGLAQPNASRSIRSMERQLGMTLLQRSPTGSTLTPQGTVVAHWARRILAETRQMLEATDSLRAERRNALTVAASMTVAEHLVPSWLGKFGRLHPGVRIHLLVHNSAQVFEDVASGACDIGFVESPTIPRTLHSLTVARDELVVVVHPKHPWTRRREPISIAELASTPLLVREPGSGTRITLDLALLEYPRAAPLLELGSAAAIRTSVLAGMGPSVMSTLAVADQVKTGELKIVPVQDLVLHRALRAVWNGPRQLSGPEAELVRLVRSPRTSQK; encoded by the coding sequence ATGGCAAAGTGGCCGGATCTGACCGTACTGGAACTAGTGGTTGGAGTGGACGATTACGGAAGCCTCAGCGCTGCCAGCCGACGGGCGGGCCTAGCTCAACCCAACGCGAGCCGATCGATCAGATCGATGGAGCGCCAGCTGGGCATGACCCTGCTGCAGCGAAGTCCAACAGGTTCCACACTCACCCCCCAAGGCACAGTCGTCGCCCATTGGGCGCGAAGAATCCTCGCCGAAACACGGCAGATGCTCGAGGCCACCGATTCCCTGCGCGCTGAGAGACGGAACGCACTGACGGTAGCTGCCAGCATGACTGTCGCCGAGCACCTGGTGCCCAGTTGGCTTGGCAAATTTGGAAGGCTTCACCCCGGAGTGCGGATACACCTGCTTGTCCACAATTCCGCACAGGTTTTCGAGGATGTGGCCAGCGGAGCCTGCGATATAGGCTTCGTGGAATCTCCAACTATCCCCCGCACCTTGCATAGCCTCACCGTGGCCCGAGACGAACTCGTCGTTGTCGTTCATCCTAAACACCCGTGGACCCGGCGACGGGAGCCGATCTCCATTGCCGAACTAGCATCAACCCCCTTGCTGGTCCGCGAACCGGGGTCAGGTACCCGGATCACGCTTGACCTTGCATTGCTCGAGTACCCGCGTGCAGCTCCCTTGCTCGAACTTGGCAGCGCGGCCGCTATCCGTACAAGCGTTTTGGCCGGCATGGGTCCCTCGGTGATGAGCACCCTTGCAGTGGCAGACCAAGTAAAGACCGGAGAACTAAAGATCGTGCCAGTCCAAGATCTTGTCCTCCATCGGGCGTTGCGTGCAGTGTGGAACGGCCCCCGTCAACTGTCAGGTCCAGAAGCAGAGCTCGTACGGCTTGTTCGTAGCCCGAGAACATCCCAAAAGTAG
- a CDS encoding alanine racemase, whose translation MPHLDAALPLHTLPQMLLDVAAVERNIGIKEAWTREHGMVLAPHIKTTMTGEIVRRQLPGSWGVTVATTAQAAHAIGWGATRILIANEMLFRGHLEQLRAWLAASSELDIYCLADSAAGVRAMAEVFQDSPRPLNVLIDVGTPGGRTGIRSEAEAGPLAAEIRAASGLLLAGVSAYEGVAPNTRTDENLAGIDSHCRLARDIFDELHPAFEVELPVFSNGGSAFQDRAAAFLPHSASVNVLRSGCYVVHDHGTYQGVSAVPGLTAAAVVRALVISAPEAGRVVLNAGKRELAYDAGLPVIVSRYRNGALLCAGAGATLTRLFDHHAIVDDAEGLQVGDIVDLGISHPCSVFDRWREVVAVSDDAVEVWRPSF comes from the coding sequence ATGCCGCACCTTGACGCCGCCCTCCCGCTCCATACCTTGCCGCAGATGCTCCTGGACGTTGCCGCCGTCGAGCGCAATATCGGGATCAAAGAGGCCTGGACACGGGAGCACGGCATGGTGCTGGCCCCCCACATCAAGACCACGATGACGGGCGAGATTGTCCGCCGACAATTGCCCGGCTCCTGGGGCGTGACCGTGGCGACCACCGCGCAGGCCGCCCACGCCATCGGCTGGGGTGCCACCCGGATCCTCATCGCGAACGAGATGCTGTTTCGCGGCCACCTCGAGCAGCTGCGTGCCTGGCTGGCGGCCTCGTCGGAGCTGGATATCTACTGCCTGGCGGATTCGGCGGCGGGCGTCCGGGCCATGGCCGAGGTGTTCCAGGACTCGCCCCGGCCGCTGAACGTTTTGATCGACGTCGGGACCCCCGGTGGCCGCACCGGGATCCGCAGCGAGGCCGAGGCCGGGCCCCTGGCCGCGGAGATTCGTGCCGCCAGCGGCCTGCTGCTGGCCGGCGTCAGCGCCTACGAGGGAGTGGCACCGAACACCCGGACGGATGAAAACCTGGCCGGGATCGATTCACACTGCCGCCTGGCCCGCGACATTTTCGATGAACTGCACCCCGCCTTCGAGGTGGAGCTGCCGGTCTTCAGCAACGGCGGCTCTGCGTTCCAGGACCGGGCGGCCGCCTTCCTGCCGCACAGCGCCTCCGTCAACGTGCTTCGTTCAGGCTGCTACGTGGTGCACGATCACGGCACCTACCAGGGCGTTTCCGCGGTTCCCGGCCTCACCGCCGCGGCGGTGGTGCGGGCGCTGGTCATCTCCGCCCCCGAAGCCGGGCGCGTGGTCCTGAACGCGGGCAAGCGCGAGTTGGCGTACGACGCCGGCCTGCCGGTGATCGTTTCCCGGTACCGTAACGGGGCCCTCCTGTGCGCCGGTGCAGGCGCCACGCTGACCCGCCTCTTCGACCACCACGCCATCGTGGACGACGCCGAAGGCCTGCAGGTCGGCGACATCGTGGACCTGGGCATCTCCCACCCCTGCTCGGTGTTCGACCGCTGGCGCGAGGTCGTCGCAGTCAGTGATGACGCCGTCGAGGTCTGGCGGCCAAGCTTCTAA
- the egtA gene encoding ergothioneine biosynthesis glutamate--cysteine ligase EgtA, producing MISVLQPGSDMGPLSESDAEVYVASVCFKTGPPGAAGVEVERLVHDAANPRLPVPVARVRGAMTASEEPLPGGGAITFEPGGQLEISSACAADLPALITATRADLAAVEGLLTEAGLRFGAVALDPSRPPVRSLDHPRYAAMEHHFDRLGPAGRTMMCSTASLQVSLNAGFDGPGSTGATQRWIRLHNLLPVLVAMFANSPFLHGVPSGWHSNRQRIWLATDPTRTAVVPRAADPRQAWARYALDALVLCIPSETASWNAPRGLTMRNWLRGEGPRPATLDDLRYHLTTLFPPVRPRGFLEIRVIDAQAGSEWETVTAIVTALMDDERAADLAEEACAPLASLTDPIRTAARDALADPVLASAALGCAEAALMALPRLGADAAARSRAEGFVDRYTARGLCPADDRLDRW from the coding sequence ATGATTTCTGTTTTGCAGCCCGGGAGTGACATGGGTCCGCTCTCCGAGTCAGACGCTGAGGTGTATGTAGCCTCGGTGTGCTTCAAGACCGGGCCGCCGGGTGCTGCCGGGGTGGAGGTCGAGCGCCTGGTCCACGATGCCGCGAACCCGCGGCTCCCCGTGCCGGTTGCACGGGTCAGGGGCGCCATGACGGCATCGGAGGAACCGTTGCCTGGCGGAGGGGCGATCACCTTTGAGCCGGGCGGTCAGCTGGAAATCAGCTCCGCCTGCGCGGCTGATCTTCCGGCTCTCATCACCGCGACCCGCGCAGACCTTGCCGCCGTTGAGGGTCTGCTGACGGAGGCGGGCCTTCGCTTCGGCGCGGTGGCGCTGGACCCCAGTCGGCCTCCTGTGCGGTCATTGGATCATCCACGGTACGCCGCCATGGAGCACCATTTCGACCGCCTTGGCCCTGCCGGGCGAACGATGATGTGTTCCACGGCTTCCCTGCAAGTTTCCCTAAACGCCGGATTCGACGGCCCCGGCTCCACCGGTGCAACCCAACGATGGATTCGCCTGCACAATCTCCTGCCGGTTCTCGTTGCCATGTTCGCCAATTCCCCGTTCCTTCACGGCGTCCCCAGCGGCTGGCACAGCAACCGTCAGCGAATCTGGCTGGCCACGGACCCGACCCGGACCGCCGTGGTCCCCCGCGCCGCGGACCCCCGACAGGCCTGGGCACGCTACGCGCTCGACGCACTGGTGCTCTGCATTCCCTCGGAGACGGCTTCCTGGAACGCCCCGCGCGGGCTGACGATGCGCAACTGGCTGCGCGGGGAAGGCCCCCGGCCCGCGACACTGGATGACCTGAGATACCACCTGACAACCCTGTTCCCGCCTGTCCGGCCACGGGGGTTCCTGGAGATCCGGGTGATCGACGCACAGGCAGGCAGCGAATGGGAGACGGTCACCGCCATAGTAACCGCGCTCATGGACGATGAACGGGCAGCCGACCTCGCCGAAGAGGCCTGCGCCCCGCTTGCTTCCCTGACCGATCCGATCAGGACGGCCGCCCGTGACGCGCTGGCGGATCCCGTGCTCGCCTCGGCAGCCCTCGGCTGCGCCGAGGCCGCTCTGATGGCATTGCCCCGTTTAGGAGCTGACGCCGCCGCGAGAAGCCGGGCGGAAGGTTTCGTTGACCGTTATACGGCGCGGGGCCTATGCCCTGCGGACGACCGGCTGGACCGGTGGTAA
- the egtD gene encoding L-histidine N(alpha)-methyltransferase translates to MSLSTNRSDIIHHLPPDHLGRSLRADVRAGLTASPKTLPPKWFYDKLGSELFERITELPEYYPTRAEREVLELYSAEMAAASPAETLIELGSGSSRKTPLLLNALANAGSLRRYIAVDVSDSALLDARNELAPAFPDLELQAVAADFETQLHLLPRAGRRMVAFLGGTIGNFEPEARARFLSDVRGLLGDDGGSLLLGTDLVKSPHVLVPAYADAEGVTADFNRNVLRVLNTELGADFDVMAFEHVAVWMPQDEWIEMRLRASRPMLVRLPGVDMDVHFQEGEELRTEISAKFRLRGVVQEMEAAGFTAVGQWTDRQNRYAMTLAEAI, encoded by the coding sequence ATGAGCCTCTCCACCAACCGCTCCGACATCATCCACCACCTGCCCCCGGACCATCTGGGGCGCAGCCTGCGCGCCGATGTTCGCGCCGGGCTCACCGCCTCGCCGAAAACACTGCCGCCCAAGTGGTTCTATGACAAGCTCGGCAGCGAACTGTTTGAGCGCATCACCGAACTGCCGGAATACTACCCGACACGGGCCGAACGCGAAGTGCTGGAGCTCTACTCGGCAGAGATGGCGGCCGCGAGCCCTGCAGAGACGCTGATCGAACTCGGGTCGGGGTCTTCCCGGAAGACCCCGCTGCTGCTCAACGCCCTGGCGAACGCCGGATCCCTCCGCCGTTACATTGCCGTGGATGTCAGCGACAGCGCACTGCTCGATGCCCGGAACGAATTGGCTCCTGCGTTTCCCGACCTTGAACTGCAGGCCGTGGCCGCGGATTTCGAGACCCAGCTGCACCTGCTGCCCCGGGCCGGACGCCGCATGGTTGCGTTCCTGGGCGGCACCATCGGCAATTTTGAGCCGGAGGCCAGGGCCCGCTTCCTCTCCGACGTCCGCGGACTGCTCGGCGACGACGGCGGTTCCCTGCTGCTCGGCACGGATCTGGTGAAGTCGCCCCACGTCCTGGTTCCCGCGTACGCCGACGCCGAAGGAGTCACAGCCGACTTCAACCGGAACGTCCTACGCGTGCTGAACACCGAACTCGGTGCCGATTTCGACGTGATGGCGTTTGAACACGTGGCGGTGTGGATGCCTCAGGACGAGTGGATCGAGATGCGGCTGCGCGCCAGCAGACCAATGCTGGTCCGTCTGCCAGGGGTGGACATGGACGTCCACTTCCAGGAGGGGGAGGAACTGCGAACGGAGATTTCGGCCAAGTTCCGCCTGCGGGGCGTGGTCCAAGAGATGGAGGCAGCCGGGTTCACCGCCGTCGGTCAGTGGACCGACCGGCAGAACCGCTACGCCATGACCCTGGCCGAAGCCATCTAG
- a CDS encoding exo-alpha-sialidase, with product MTTPPRLLSAVAACCLVLASLGTAPGEAAPATSTPATHLTWNSVQGPLTEDAEGGMPGTTRNPPSPICSTTGSPVVNVNTDCEGTAPRNETTIAVNPVNPRNLIGGVNDFQLSVSPGGTVHETGYSRAHVTFDGGATWTTSPIPDEDRYSSTGDPAIAFDAAGTAYYATLGLTSSQGKFCCTNPDVVVSHSSNGGQAWSAPAVVAAGSGIMTSAGIFNDKEYIAAWGTGNAIVTWTRFNLGLRGTFTSSPIFDSVTHDGGNTWSEPQQISGSAPFCVGAFSTPANTCNQNQFSVPVVAADGSIHVAFENLSNFATFRDQYLVVKVSPSTGALVAGPNKVADLVDGFTDYPIAFYGRQTLQDSEFRVNSAGNLVADPTNASHLAVVWSDMRNSTLPAPSDPYSAVTNADVVLSQSNDGGATWSAPVAINEPNDQFFPWAVYGADGLLRVGYFDRSYDPGNHKYGYTLATETAPGALSFTTHQVSTTLSDPTQGERWFSRTTVNAAFPHPTTFMGDYSGIADLPSGATAALWTDMRNTVCFTTRCGSGQDAFYGTSG from the coding sequence ATGACCACCCCGCCCCGATTACTCAGTGCCGTTGCAGCCTGCTGCCTCGTACTCGCGTCCCTCGGAACCGCCCCGGGTGAAGCCGCCCCCGCAACTAGCACGCCGGCCACGCACCTGACGTGGAACAGCGTACAAGGGCCGCTGACCGAGGACGCGGAGGGCGGGATGCCCGGCACCACGCGGAACCCGCCGAGCCCGATCTGCTCCACCACGGGTTCGCCGGTGGTGAACGTGAACACGGATTGCGAAGGCACCGCCCCTCGCAATGAGACCACGATTGCCGTCAACCCGGTGAACCCACGCAACCTGATCGGGGGAGTGAACGATTTCCAGCTGTCGGTGAGCCCCGGCGGCACGGTCCACGAAACGGGCTACTCGCGGGCTCACGTCACCTTCGACGGTGGCGCGACCTGGACGACGTCTCCGATCCCGGACGAGGACCGCTACAGCAGCACCGGCGACCCGGCGATCGCCTTCGACGCGGCCGGCACGGCCTATTACGCGACCCTGGGGCTAACATCCAGCCAGGGCAAGTTCTGCTGCACCAATCCGGATGTGGTTGTCTCGCACTCCTCCAACGGCGGACAGGCATGGTCAGCGCCCGCGGTTGTCGCTGCGGGCAGCGGAATCATGACCAGCGCCGGGATCTTCAATGACAAGGAGTACATCGCGGCCTGGGGGACCGGCAACGCGATCGTCACCTGGACAAGGTTCAACCTCGGCCTCAGAGGCACCTTCACCTCCTCGCCGATATTCGACTCGGTGACGCACGACGGCGGGAACACCTGGAGCGAGCCGCAGCAGATCTCCGGGTCGGCTCCGTTCTGTGTGGGCGCGTTCTCGACGCCCGCGAACACCTGCAATCAGAACCAGTTCTCGGTGCCTGTTGTCGCGGCCGACGGCAGCATTCACGTCGCCTTCGAGAACTTGTCAAACTTTGCCACATTCCGCGACCAGTACCTGGTCGTCAAGGTGAGTCCGTCAACCGGTGCTCTGGTGGCCGGCCCCAACAAGGTGGCTGATCTCGTCGATGGGTTCACCGACTACCCCATCGCCTTTTACGGACGCCAGACCCTGCAGGACAGCGAGTTCCGGGTGAACTCGGCCGGAAACCTCGTCGCCGACCCCACCAACGCGTCCCACCTCGCGGTTGTATGGTCGGACATGCGAAACTCGACGCTGCCCGCGCCGAGCGACCCCTACAGCGCGGTCACCAACGCCGACGTGGTCCTCAGCCAGTCCAACGACGGCGGGGCCACCTGGTCGGCGCCGGTTGCGATCAACGAGCCGAACGACCAGTTCTTCCCGTGGGCGGTCTACGGGGCGGATGGGCTGCTGCGGGTCGGGTACTTCGACCGCTCTTATGACCCCGGTAATCACAAGTACGGCTACACGCTAGCCACCGAGACCGCGCCAGGCGCGCTGTCGTTCACAACCCATCAGGTGAGCACGACGCTCTCAGACCCTACTCAGGGCGAACGCTGGTTCTCCCGCACTACGGTCAACGCGGCCTTCCCGCACCCCACCACCTTCATGGGGGACTACAGCGGGATTGCCGATCTGCCGTCTGGGGCGACCGCTGCGCTGTGGACCGACATGCGCAACACCGTCTGCTTCACCACCCGCTGCGGTTCGGGCCAGGATGCCTTCTACGGAACCAGTGGTTGA
- the egtC gene encoding ergothioneine biosynthesis protein EgtC, with protein MSLADLLLTPGHGLLTQSWAPRHQRHGTVNADGFGVGWYAPGDPLPARYRRAIPIWADRSFADVARVTSSRAVLAAVRSATPGMTQEESAAAPYAHGPWLFSHNGRIEGWPGALEGLAASLPTARLLALEAQVDSALLWAFVLEQLDAGDTAGEALTHVVSNVAAASGARLNFLLTDGTHIAATAAGDTLFWRTGPGSVVVASEPFDDGPGWHEVPENCLLTATAGRVDVRPIPNLTKEQVAP; from the coding sequence GTGTCACTGGCGGATCTGCTGCTCACCCCCGGCCATGGGCTGTTGACGCAGTCCTGGGCGCCCAGGCATCAGCGGCACGGGACCGTGAACGCCGATGGTTTCGGCGTCGGATGGTACGCCCCGGGCGACCCTTTGCCTGCCCGCTACCGGCGCGCCATACCGATCTGGGCGGACAGGTCCTTCGCCGACGTCGCCAGGGTTACCTCCAGCCGGGCCGTTCTCGCGGCCGTCCGGTCCGCGACACCAGGGATGACACAGGAGGAGTCAGCTGCTGCGCCGTATGCGCACGGACCCTGGCTATTCAGCCACAACGGACGCATCGAGGGCTGGCCGGGCGCGTTGGAAGGCCTGGCCGCGTCGCTTCCGACCGCGCGTCTGCTGGCACTCGAAGCCCAGGTCGACTCCGCCCTCCTCTGGGCATTCGTCCTGGAACAGCTCGACGCCGGAGACACCGCCGGGGAGGCGCTCACGCACGTCGTCAGCAACGTCGCCGCCGCCAGCGGGGCCCGGCTGAATTTTCTGCTCACCGACGGCACGCACATCGCGGCCACGGCCGCCGGGGACACCCTTTTCTGGAGAACAGGCCCCGGAAGTGTCGTGGTGGCCAGCGAACCCTTCGACGACGGCCCCGGCTGGCATGAGGTGCCGGAGAACTGCCTTCTGACCGCTACCGCCGGCCGCGTCGACGTACGTCCGATTCCGAACCTCACGAAGGAACAGGTGGCCCCATGA
- a CDS encoding DUF4192 family protein, with amino-acid sequence METLTIKTPADVLSFIGHTLGFWPQESLVCITLYTNHIGVTLRVDLPKHDGGERALCANSRQLPSERHQRHQRPVCRLHLDRSGQDKPYATMIAALTGALAERHITIRDGLLIGEETVSQYDGEPNPNCALPLSMVDSSEINAELVYRGSSVARTGRITLPPSNKEATFHAVEDRVKTIEQSRDHGAIEKARTLWAGILEAKTYPSDDQTIALIANLQFAAIRDQLMADIPGVDGPMEKILLAQTPGKPQWARVEWAQQILLHAYTLSSTRWTGAQREPQVATKNISPNPALPRHGHRNPSVLTRLQDAPVYENRRQWTTISPESVAWPRSVAGATRHA; translated from the coding sequence ATGGAAACGCTCACCATCAAGACCCCTGCCGATGTCCTCAGTTTCATCGGCCACACCCTGGGCTTCTGGCCGCAGGAAAGCCTTGTGTGCATCACCTTGTACACCAATCACATCGGCGTAACGCTCCGCGTAGACCTTCCCAAACACGACGGCGGGGAACGGGCCCTATGCGCGAACAGTCGCCAGCTACCTAGCGAACGACACCAACGCCACCAGCGCCCTGTTTGCCGCCTACACCTCGACCGCTCCGGCCAGGACAAACCATACGCAACCATGATCGCTGCCCTGACCGGGGCGCTAGCCGAGCGACACATCACCATCCGGGACGGCCTCCTAATCGGCGAAGAGACAGTCTCGCAGTACGACGGCGAGCCCAACCCGAACTGCGCACTGCCCCTGTCGATGGTCGACTCCAGTGAAATCAACGCCGAGCTCGTGTACCGCGGGAGCTCGGTCGCACGAACCGGCCGAATCACTTTGCCGCCGTCAAACAAGGAGGCGACGTTTCATGCCGTCGAGGATCGCGTCAAAACAATCGAACAATCCCGTGACCACGGCGCGATCGAAAAGGCGCGAACGCTCTGGGCTGGGATCCTTGAGGCCAAAACCTACCCGAGCGACGATCAGACGATTGCGTTGATCGCGAACTTGCAGTTCGCCGCCATCCGCGACCAGCTGATGGCTGACATCCCCGGCGTCGACGGTCCCATGGAAAAGATCCTTCTGGCCCAAACTCCCGGCAAGCCGCAGTGGGCCCGCGTCGAATGGGCGCAGCAAATCCTCCTCCACGCCTACACGCTGAGCAGCACACGTTGGACAGGGGCCCAGAGGGAACCCCAGGTGGCAACCAAGAACATTTCCCCGAACCCAGCATTGCCGCGGCATGGGCACCGAAACCCTTCGGTTCTAACGCGACTGCAGGATGCTCCCGTTTACGAAAATCGCCGCCAATGGACCACAATTTCGCCGGAATCCGTCGCGTGGCCCCGGAGCGTCGCCGGGGCCACGCGTCATGCCTGA
- a CDS encoding Crp/Fnr family transcriptional regulator — MSDDIGRDLEAAAGGPRPWAPRRRDLDPYESGPEDPFTCLDEVDLFADLAPEEMRAMDLMAPARMFRRGELVFSQSQPVTALFILKTGRVRIFRVAEDGKALTMAILEPGAVFGEMLLVGQRMYDNYAEAIEDSAICLLGAEEVERFLISDPRIAIRIARLLGEQVARLEERLADLALRPLAARVASTLLGLAGTARTGRFGQNRPIRLTHEQIAGLLGATREATSKTLADFASQGIIRQGRGRITIQNLAALRSMARST, encoded by the coding sequence ATGAGCGATGACATCGGACGGGACCTGGAGGCCGCCGCCGGCGGCCCCCGGCCCTGGGCCCCACGGCGGCGCGACCTCGACCCCTATGAGTCCGGACCGGAAGATCCGTTCACCTGCCTGGACGAAGTGGATCTGTTTGCCGACCTCGCCCCCGAAGAAATGCGGGCCATGGACCTGATGGCCCCGGCCCGCATGTTCCGCCGCGGAGAGCTGGTCTTCAGCCAGTCCCAGCCCGTCACGGCCCTCTTCATCCTCAAGACCGGAAGGGTGCGGATCTTCCGGGTCGCAGAGGACGGCAAGGCCCTGACCATGGCCATCCTCGAACCCGGAGCCGTCTTCGGGGAAATGCTGCTGGTCGGCCAGCGCATGTACGACAACTACGCCGAAGCCATCGAGGACTCGGCGATCTGCCTGCTCGGCGCCGAGGAAGTGGAACGCTTCCTGATCTCCGATCCCCGGATCGCCATCCGCATTGCCCGGCTCCTCGGCGAGCAAGTTGCCCGGCTCGAAGAACGACTGGCAGATCTGGCGCTCCGCCCCCTGGCCGCCCGCGTGGCCTCGACCCTGCTCGGTCTCGCCGGGACCGCACGGACCGGCAGATTCGGGCAGAACCGGCCGATCCGGCTCACCCACGAACAAATCGCCGGGCTGCTCGGTGCCACCCGCGAAGCGACCAGCAAAACCTTGGCCGACTTCGCATCCCAAGGCATCATCCGGCAAGGCCGCGGCCGGATCACGATACAGAACCTTGCCGCCCTGCGGTCAATGGCCCGGTCCACTTGA
- a CDS encoding MerR family DNA-binding protein has translation MMPPVAHPPRSDGRTDAVPDRRHSFGRDAGQAPCIHVRDLLAKQLSELDARIAELTALQATVHDAAVAADPADCDPERICSYL, from the coding sequence ATGATGCCGCCGGTGGCGCATCCGCCGCGGTCGGACGGCAGGACTGACGCCGTCCCAGATCGGCGGCATTCTTTCGGTCGCGACGCCGGCCAGGCTCCGTGCATCCACGTGCGGGACCTGCTGGCTAAGCAGTTGTCCGAATTGGACGCCCGGATCGCGGAGCTCACGGCGCTGCAGGCCACCGTCCATGACGCCGCTGTCGCAGCGGATCCAGCGGACTGCGACCCCGAGCGTATCTGCAGCTACCTCTAG
- the egtB gene encoding ergothioneine biosynthesis protein EgtB produces MPDNFPGSDMGPETLRAFIADGLERARKRTHALTACDEEDLLKQHSPLMSPLVWDLAHVGSQEEIWLVRDVGKMEPVRCDIDQMYDAFEHPRSARPSLPLLSPEESRKYLAQVRAKALDILDRTPLEGPPLLDRGFAFGMIIQHEQQHDETMLATHQLRVGVPVLQARTLPVDVLPPDRHSLTKEVLIPAGPFMMGTSVEPWALDNERPAHEVHVPGYWIDTVPVTNGAFRSFIGDGGYRNPRWWTAQGWTHVKESGLVAPKYWERDGDQWIRTRFGVVEPVPEDEPVQHVCWFEADAYARWAGRRLPTEAEWEKAARHDPQSGRSLRYPWGDEDPSPHHANLGGSALRPSPAGSYPCGASPLGVRQLIGDVWEWVSNDFRGYPGFNAFPYQEYSEVFFGSDYKVLRGGSWAVDPAACRGTFRNWDYPIRRQIFSGFRTARDAAPDEVR; encoded by the coding sequence ATGCCAGATAACTTTCCCGGATCAGATATGGGTCCGGAAACTCTCAGGGCTTTCATCGCCGACGGGCTGGAAAGGGCCCGGAAACGGACACACGCGTTGACGGCCTGCGACGAGGAAGACCTGCTGAAGCAGCATTCACCACTGATGTCACCGTTGGTCTGGGATCTAGCGCATGTCGGCAGCCAAGAGGAAATCTGGCTGGTTCGCGACGTCGGCAAAATGGAGCCAGTGCGGTGCGACATCGACCAGATGTACGACGCGTTCGAGCACCCGCGCAGCGCCCGGCCCTCGCTACCGCTGCTCTCGCCCGAGGAGTCCCGGAAGTACCTCGCCCAAGTGCGAGCCAAAGCACTGGACATCCTGGACCGGACCCCTTTGGAAGGCCCGCCGCTGCTGGATCGGGGCTTCGCATTCGGCATGATCATCCAGCACGAGCAACAGCACGACGAGACGATGCTGGCCACGCACCAGCTCCGCGTCGGCGTGCCGGTCCTGCAGGCCCGGACCTTGCCGGTCGACGTCCTGCCCCCGGACCGGCACTCGCTCACGAAAGAAGTGCTGATTCCTGCCGGGCCGTTCATGATGGGGACCTCGGTGGAGCCGTGGGCCTTGGACAACGAACGCCCCGCCCATGAAGTCCACGTGCCGGGCTACTGGATCGACACCGTTCCGGTGACCAACGGCGCTTTCCGGTCCTTCATCGGCGACGGCGGCTACAGGAACCCTCGCTGGTGGACGGCCCAAGGATGGACTCACGTCAAGGAATCCGGGTTGGTGGCCCCCAAATACTGGGAACGCGACGGTGACCAGTGGATCAGGACCAGGTTCGGCGTCGTTGAACCGGTGCCGGAGGACGAGCCGGTGCAGCACGTGTGCTGGTTTGAAGCGGACGCCTACGCCCGCTGGGCGGGGCGCCGGCTTCCGACCGAGGCTGAGTGGGAAAAAGCCGCGCGTCATGATCCCCAGTCGGGGCGTTCGCTCCGCTACCCCTGGGGCGACGAAGATCCTTCACCCCATCACGCGAACCTTGGCGGATCGGCCCTTCGGCCCTCCCCCGCCGGTTCCTATCCGTGCGGAGCCTCACCGCTGGGCGTGCGCCAGCTCATCGGTGATGTCTGGGAATGGGTCTCCAATGACTTCCGCGGGTACCCCGGATTCAACGCCTTCCCGTATCAGGAATACAGTGAAGTGTTTTTCGGCTCTGACTACAAAGTGCTGCGCGGGGGGTCCTGGGCTGTGGACCCGGCCGCGTGCCGTGGGACATTCCGGAACTGGGACTACCCGATCCGGCGGCAGATCTTTTCCGGGTTCCGCACAGCCCGTGACGCCGCACCGGACGAGGTGCGTTAG
- a CDS encoding DsrE family protein, with protein sequence METLALNAWKLDVPGGIATPMVCNGIITASLARTEVWPADAEGALMPDTDFSNDTPEADTSRGVLVHSAGPAESARLAATLRSAGNAVAALPPGVPVEVVVQGPGVGLLVTGSTLGKPINEAIGHGIRILACRNSLRSADLTPGQLHAGVGSVPAAIAHLATRQWEGWAYIRL encoded by the coding sequence ATGGAGACGCTCGCCCTCAACGCCTGGAAGCTCGATGTGCCAGGTGGGATCGCCACTCCCATGGTGTGCAATGGGATAATCACCGCAAGTCTTGCCCGGACCGAGGTTTGGCCTGCCGATGCTGAAGGAGCGCTCATGCCGGACACCGATTTTTCTAACGATACCCCTGAGGCCGATACCTCGCGGGGTGTTCTGGTCCACAGCGCAGGACCGGCGGAGAGCGCCAGGCTCGCGGCAACCCTGCGCAGTGCCGGAAACGCAGTGGCAGCCCTCCCTCCCGGCGTCCCAGTCGAGGTCGTTGTCCAGGGCCCGGGAGTGGGTCTGCTGGTCACAGGTTCAACGCTGGGGAAGCCCATCAACGAAGCAATCGGTCACGGCATCCGGATCCTTGCGTGCCGGAATAGCCTGCGTTCAGCGGACCTGACACCGGGGCAGCTCCACGCCGGTGTCGGATCCGTGCCAGCGGCAATTGCCCATCTGGCGACGCGGCAGTGGGAAGGGTGGGCGTACATCCGCCTGTGA